The genomic region TACTGCATATACTGGGTATAAACAATATATCATCATTTATACTTTTTTGAAGGTATATACCTTGGGTGTTTCTATTCACCGTCTTTACGTCTAACCTTGGTTTCTTTTTGAACATGAGTGAAGTGTCACTCCTCACTGAATAACAAGGGTCTTCAGGTTAGACAAGGTTTATACTATGACATACTCAGTCAGTCTGAGAGTCTTAATCAGTCTGGCAGACAGGAATATGCATCACCGCATTGAGCCCAGCTCCCCAGCTGAGTAGAGCTGTGTCATAAGCTGTAGAGAATCTGAATGAATACTGACCATAGTTGTTAACATCTTTACTGTTGCCAATATCAGTGAGGCAGACGTCCTGTGATGGAGTATCATACTTCTTAGACTGGTATGAATTAATAATTTCTATTAATGATTATCGTGTTTATATGAGATGTTCAGAGAacgtcatagtgagagtttctGAATGATATTAGCATcaataaactgcatttattGTATGATTTAGCATGTCTGCAGTACAAGATAAACTATCTGCAGTTTTATGCATGTAATTTAACTTATACTACTTTAAtcaactctctctcacactctctctttctaggGGAGCATCTTCTGAAGTCTTCATGGTAAAGGAGAAAAACACAGGaagaaagtatgccatgaagtgTGTGGTAAAGAAGAACAGAAATACCAGCTTGGAGAATGAAATTGCTGTTCTGAAGAGGTGAAATTTCTTCTAGATAAGCATTAGAGATGACATGATACCACGTTTTATTTTCTGACACCAATATCGACACTGAACACTTGAGACTAGATCTGTTTGGATTCATTCTTTTTCCCCATCAAAGTCTGAGCTAGCATATACTGCTGATATtgcactgatactgatactcaACGATAATAATATGCCATCTCTGGTTATAATGCACCCGCAATCCAGATGGATAAGCGGAAAGTgcatgtgtaggtgtgtgtgtgtgtttataatgcAGCTGATTAAGGTCTGTAATAAGATATTATTGCACATTATAATACTTCTACATCTGCATTTGGTCTTTTTTAGGATCAAACATGAGAACATTGTGGCTCTGGAAGATTTCTACGAAAGTCAGACTCATTACTACCTTGTCATGCAACTGTAGGTATCTTGCGCTGCACTaatattatggaaaaaaaacattgtttaacgGTTTGAATTTAGAATCCATATATAGAGCTGCACAGATAATCATATTGTTATCTTCCTCATGATATGAATTTCTGTGATAAATACACCATTCAGTGCTGCGTGAATGGattaatatacagtatacataCAACAACAGACTGGTAGGAATGTAGTGCTAGGAGTGGAGCCCTTCACTGGAGGGGGCGTGAACTGTACAGTTGCTTGTATAACATGAGTGACTTAACCACTCTGCTATAAAGTCAAGCACATAGCACATATGTGCACAGCTTACCTCCTTAACTACTGGTTTTTACAAAGACATTGATGATTATTCTtatttgtgtgtaaaaagtgtaaATCAGTATTGGCTACTGTTTCAACAAACCCACATCACCATTAAGAGCTTTTTAAGGAATTAAATATATACTTGATTATTTTTGTGAGTCAGTATACACTACGTTCCAAAGCCAAGGTTGCAGTCGAGGTAGAGTGGGTCCTTGGTAAGACTGTCCTACGAAGACTCCTCTTTAGGTGCTTACTGGTCACACAAATAGAACAGTCCTAACGAGGCTGCTTGGTGACATCACCAGTGAAACTTGTAAGAGAACTGGTGAGAGAAAATTGAGCCTGCTGCAttatgtttgttgatttttttatttcttcaaataAATGGAGGAAATGTTCTTATGTAGTATGCTAAACtacatatttacaaatacttctaaataaaatatgatatatggATGATAAATGATATATGGAAGTatgttttaattaattagtgattttacactttataatgTAACAAAGATGAATACAAGGGCATGAGCAATGGCTTAATTTTCCACCACTTTCATAGTGCTGTATTTTTTCCTTCGCATCGTTCATGCACAGAGAACTGTGCGTAACCGAAGGCCTGGAAAGATACATCTGTAATCACTTCGCAcataggctgcatttctaggctgCATACGAAGGATCCTTCACTGCTATGATGTAGCGGCCAAGAAATGCAGCCTACCTCGGGtgcagcctaggctttggaaTGCAGCTATAGGAAAAGCTTCACAATGCACAGAACATTCTCTTGTAATTGTGATATTagctttttaattattattttaattatattaatcataTTAGCACTTTAAACAATAGCGATACCGTTTTCATCCAAATGTATCACTTTTCATATTGTCACTGCAATGTGAAACAACTTAACCGAACATGGAATTTTATGTTCACGTTGAGCAGCCCTACTCCTTACCCCAGTTTCCTATTCTAGACATTTTATCTCTTTTATCTATTCTTTATTCTTACCTTGTAGAgtttcaggtggtgagctgttCGACCGGCTCTTGAACCAGGGCATGTTCTCAGAGAAGGATGCTAGTCTGGTAATCAAAGAAGTTCTGGAGGGAGTCAATTACCTGCATAAGAATGGAATAGTACACCGTGATCTAAAGGTATGGAACAGACGAAGGTCaacatgtatgtacacacatacatggcTCAAAAGGTtgaaaatctttcttttttttcccacagcTAGAGAACTTGCTTTATTACAGCCAAGATGACAATTCCAAGATAATGATCACCGACTTTGGTCTTTCCAAGATAGAGGACAATGGCATAATGTCTACAACCTGTGGAACACCTGGCTATGTGGGTAAGGAGGACTGAGTGAGGATGTGGGCTGTGAAAGAGATCGGCGAGATCAACCTTATAACATTTGATTACTTATAAACAGGCCTGCACTCCAGTAATATATTGACTTTTGTGGAATACCTTGACTGGAATCCATTTCAATGAAATGATGGTGTTTCTTTATCTACAGCTCCTGAAGTGTTGGGTCAAAAACCCTACAGTAAAGCCGTGGACTGCT from Pygocentrus nattereri isolate fPygNat1 chromosome 9, fPygNat1.pri, whole genome shotgun sequence harbors:
- the LOC108425537 gene encoding calcium/calmodulin-dependent protein kinase type 1G-like isoform X2, translated to MGHKTADNGWKRNIDNIREVFDFMEVLGSGASSEVFMVKEKNTGRKYAMKCVVKKNRNTSLENEIAVLKRIKHENIVALEDFYESQTHYYLVMQLVSGGELFDRLLNQGMFSEKDASLVIKEVLEGVNYLHKNGIVHRDLKLENLLYYSQDDNSKIMITDFGLSKIEDNGIMSTTCGTPGYVAPEVLGQKPYSKAVDCWSIGVITYILLCGYPPFYEDSEILLFSKIKKAEYEFESPFWDDISESAKDFVRNLIQKDPELRYTTEQALKHPWIMGKTARSRNILRSISVHIQKNAQTNSHTHTMHSGFWKDTLFSISQSKITVDVQ